The genomic window GGCATCTGTGTACTGTGGGACCTGTACCTGATCTTTATGGTGCAAACTATTAACTGATAACATTGTAAAATCCAGACTCTTGGTTATGTCACAGGGAGATGGAGGTCATAAACACAGAACTGTAAACCCCAAAGACAAATAGAGGCTGCTGGCCTTGGTAATGCCACCATAACAGTGCCAATGGTAGCACTGCTGGTAACTTGGAGCTGTTGTCCCATCTCTGTATAAACCTCAATGTCTAACAGAAAATATTCCATATTTACACGGCAGCTCTGACTGCTGCTCCTCTCATGTATAAGGGCATCCATCAGACTATATACTGCTCTATATAGTAGCTAATACTGTGTAGGGAAGCTCCAGTCACTGGTTGATGTGGTTGAACGGTTCCTGGCAGCAGCATTTGTCACATGATCTAGTTGACCTTCAGGGCTGTGCTGACCATATGGTGGTACTGAGGCCTGACCGTGGTGACAGATATGGGCAGGGGAAGGGCACACAGCCTAAATGTAGATCAGAAAGCAACGCTTCCAAGATCTGACATAAAATCTGCTGTCCAGTTTGCCCTCCATGCAGTGTGCTGATCCATAAGCTTTATGTGCAGATTGTAGACTAAACGGCTTCTAACGCACAGCCATACTGCATTCCGTACATTAGCTGGCATGCGCTTGAAAGGGATGCAAAGTACTAGGCTACATGTGCGGGCCTGAAAGATGGTGCGATGCCAcatactatgtggtggtattagatTGGCTGCTGGGATTCTGTGCATATTTGCATAGGGAATGCCAGGTCACCCGCAGACTTGCTTTATACGGGAACTTGTCATTGGGCAAGGAATTTTAGCTTTTCCTAGGGCCAAACTACTGCAGTGTGCACCATCATATACTGACTATAATGGTGTCTGCCTGGATACTGGAGAAAGGCATTGAGGCCATGTCAGGTTTTTCTGCCTACTAAGCAGCACTTTGCACCCACTAGATCCTAAATGCGGTGCAATAATGTGATGGTTATTCACATTGAAGTTCATTCTGAAATCAGAGGTCTTGTAGTATGACTCCCTGGTGTTCTGTATACAGAGTGCAGTCCCTATGCCATGGAGGAAACAGATATACAGTTGTGTCTGACGGCTAGACTTGTGTTGGTGGGTGTGTGGGAGCTTTGATAAAATGTTGGCTCTATTGCTGGGGCTCTCTGTAGTAACTCCAGAATACTAACAAGCTGGCAGTGACACCATGGGAACTGTGCCGTCCTGCAGGTTCTTAACTTGCATCACATTGCTGTGGCAACTGGCAATACAAACAGGTTGTGCCTCTGTGTGCACCACTTTCCAGATTATTCAGGTTGCATGATCGTATGGCTGTGTccttgatgtgtgcaggacttcTAGGCTTTGTCCCAGTCCTGCTTGTGGACTGTAgatctgtggctgctgaagaggtcCTAAGTAAAATGTCCCTGTTGACCTGCTTCAGTCATGTCTGGTTAGGATGGTCTCTTTCCAGCAGCACTTGCTCTTGGTCCCCTACTCACTGCTGTCACACCTTCTATAAACTTTCTCCAGGAAGCTATTGATTTAGTAGTTTCCCTTTCAGGATAATCTGGACAGGCCCAGTCTGAGCTTGTAGAGGTTGGTGAAGGTTGATGTGGAGGTCAGATAGGAGGCATACCCTGTGACAGCGGCGTGCAGCCAGGAATGTAGTCAGACTGGCTTCCTGGATGGCATATGCTACTGCTGTACTGTTATGTTCCATCCGGGACACTTTCTGCAAACAGCACGGCTTTCCAGGCCTAGCTCGGATGTCTGAATAGCTGCATCTGTTTCCAAGGCTTAACTAACATGCTGCAGTCGGCTATTTTTACCAGAGATTGTCCTCCTGACAATGTGATCGGATTAGATGGCGTTCTATGGCTGCCTCCTTGAAAGAATAGGACAAGCTAACCAGACTAGAGTTCTGCTAGTTTTCCAACTGGAAATGGAGCACCAGGCTTTATTTTGTGTGTATGTGCATTGCGGTCTATATATTGTAGATCAGGAGTTGTCAGCTTTAGCTGGCCAGGCatgtagttttgcaagaattgtagttttgcaagagcctGCGGTCAGCATGTTACACCTATGAAGTAGATGGCTTACCGAACGTTACATCCTTCACGTCTCATAGGGTTTTGATGAGCTGATCTTAGCTATGTTTAGCTATTGCTGTCTGACGGCCTCTTCCATAGAAGTGAGTGAAAATCTTTGGCAGTCATGTGGTGTAGTTTACAGGGTGTATGTGGGCAGTCATGTGATCTGTTGGAGTGGTCCCAGCTTGTGTACTGGTCCTGATACAGGAGCATAGGAGTTGCATACAGTGCAGACTTGTAGAATTGTCAGGGTAGCCAGACTGGCTATTGCATTCAGAATGCTAagctttaggctgcattcccacgttccgtgatcctgacggatcatggacgtggaatgcatgtactggagtccccccgcgcccgcacagcatctgtaattagatgctgggagcgggggagactgtattcataagcgccgcgctgtaatgaatcagccgcgcggtgctgttactacagcgcggcgcttatgaatacagtctcccccgctcccagcatctaattacagatgctgtccggccgcggggggactccggtacatgcattccacgtccgtgatgcgccaggatcacggaacgtgggaatgcagccttagtgacTGGAGAGGATATTGACAGTggaccactttaaccccttcctacaCAATTATATGATGACAGTACTTCCATGGCAGCTTTGGCAATGTTGCCAGCTTGGCAATGGCACGGTCTGGAATAATTTTTGTATCCTTGGTGGGTTTTTTATCTGTAAACACTTAGAGTATACCTATCTCCTATACAAGCTCCCTGGCTTGTTTGCAGCTGCTAGAGGTGGTTGGGAAGGCGAAAACTGCTGaatcagtaattttttttttgtttttttaactcccattgactttaatggtagTTGCAAAAATAACATGGTCTCACAATTTTGCTGTTTGTGTAACATAAAATTCTGTTACAAAAATTTTAATGAATCTATCATCTTTAGATATTAGTGTTACCCACCTGACACTGCCACCCTGGAGACCACATTCTGACAGCTTATTAGAAAACCTAAGCACATTGGATGCTGTTACATTGgttattttatttacataaacCTTTTTACTGGAATTGCTGTAATTGTAGTAAATTCCCAATCTCCAGTGGCAGCTAAAATGGATGAAAGTCTTGTCTGATCTAAAAGCTGGGGGGCAACCGGTGTATTGGTCTGGAGGCCAGGCTCAGGGGATTGCCTACACTTAATACAACTGTAGCAAACGCTGAAGTGTTGGTAACATAAAGAAGCCAGATATGCACCATTGACTTGTGCTGATCAGATCTGGACACTATCAGGACATAAGCCTATAGTAAAACTTGTATTTCCCATTAGAGGGCGCTAGATGTTTGCACTAATTTTTGAAGAAAAGCTTAGTTAGTATCCCTCTGCTTCAGCCTTGGTTAATAATTTACCCTTTTGTTTTTCCCCTGAATTTGCAGATGCAGACAAACGTATCAAGGTGGCTAACCCAGTGGTGGAGATGGATGGGGATGAGATGACCCGCATCATCTGGGAGTTCATCAAGGAAAAGGTATAGACCCTTGAAGATGTATGTTTAGTCTTTCACGTCAGCCTGTTCATTCTACGCTGACAAGTTGTGTAGTTTGTGATGGTTCTTGTTGGACACTAAAGGGCATTATGCAGAGTTGGGATAACAATGCCAGAGTTTTATCCAGGGTTGTCACTGacttcccctccccctttttttttttagttgatccTGTCTAATGTTGACGTTGAGCTTAAATACTACGATCTTGGCCTTCCGTATCGTGACCAAACCAATGACCAGGTCACTATAGACTCTGCTCTGGCCACTCAGAAGTACAGTGTTGCAGTAAAGTGTGCCACAATCACTCCTGATGAGGCTCGCGTAGAAGGTATTCCATATATGTTTTAATCTTAAGATGCACTTTATGCTCTGATCAGCAATTTAAGGGACTGGGTGTTTCTTAAACAGATCTGGTATACTGGAATGCAAAAAGCTTCAACTAGAAAAGGTATTGATGGTGTAGGTTTAGCTGCCAGCCTAAAAATTTACACCACCAACAGGAGTAAAGGGGCTTCTGCCTCCTCACAGCAGTATCCAATAATGTGCCCTCCTCGATCCCGGACATTCACTATTTAAAGGTTctcactatttaaagggaacctatcaccgtTAAAATGCTAGTTGAAATCTGTTTCCATGctagtccagtccattgagtgacactgtgCATGGGACTCCTTAACATGggatgatcagggatttcacttaacatgttacaagttacacCTGATCTTTCCCCATAAAGAATTTATATATACTCTCAATCTgcccagttcttcctgctctataacatgatggcgattgGATAGCAATGCGATGGCGGTAGGTTGCATTTAAGCTAGTGATTTTCTATGGTGGTGTACACGATTGGCCCCCCCAAGTATGATAGACAAAAGAACATTGGGTGCATGCAAGCAAGACTAGATGTTGATGGTTTTTCTAGCATTAAACActgacctatccacaggatagaccaTGGGTGTTTGGAATGCTGACACCCTGTTGCTCCTCTATTGGGCAGAGCTGTAGCTCTGACGCAAACAAGTAAATGGGTGACAGCAGATGATGCCTGGTGTTTGCTTCCCGTCAGACACTCATGGTCCATCGAGAGGATAGGCCAGCAGTGTCATATGCCTGGAAAGCCGTCCTAAAGGCAATCTCAGCTGTAAATAATGTTCCATACATTCTGATGCTGTTAGGTTAAGGAGGCGTATGGTACCTTTCatctatccagctgtgcttccacaaTGTAGAATTATGCTCTCATTCTCTGGTACAGAGCATCAGGCATTCCCAAGcccaaacatggatacagccaaagttTGCATCAAGCTTCTTGAGTTGCCAGGAGTCAAAAGCCGAGGGTTAGGGGAACGTTGCTGAGCCCAAAGAGTTCAAGTCTGCTCCACACTAATAGGAGCACTTGATACTTCTATAAAAACATTAACCACCTATCCAGTGGCTAGGTGATATGAGCAGATGGATCATGAGAACCTAGGACCCAGCATGTATGTActgaccatactgtgactgcctGAATGTGAAGGTGGTTAGAGCTATGAAGTGTTTCTCACAGTGCTACAGATGAAAGCTTTGTATCCTATATTCACATGGATTTGTATTACATTGAAGCTTTAAGTGCATTGCTAAGGTACACACTGCCTCCCAGTGGAACACTTGGTGTATGACCAACAGCTGACAGGCTTCTCCTCCAACATGACTTGGGTGTTGCACTTGACACTCCTTTGTCAGGAGCCTTCACACTTGGTTATGTTGTGATGTGACATTCCAGTCTTAAGGGTAACATAATAAATCCACAGCGAGCTCTGCTTCATTTTGAAGGACTATTAATCATTTTCAAGACCTTTGTATGCTTTAACATTGCTATGTGACAAGACCTCTTGCATGAAAATTTACAAACTAGCACAATGTGTTTTTAACTGTTAGAGTTTAAGCTGAAGAAGATGTGGAAGAGTCCAAATGGAACAATCAGGAATATCCTGGGTGGAACAGTCTTCCGTGAGCCAATCATCTGTAAGAACATTCCACGCCTGGTACCTGGTTGGACACAGCCCATCACCATTGGCAGACATGCACATGGTGATCAGGTAAGACCAGCACCTTGGCTTCTTGTTATTGTTGGGGTGTCACTTTAAAtgaccatatattttttttttcttttcgtagTACAAGGCCACAGACTTTGTTGTTGATAAAGCTGGGAAATTCAAGATGGTGTTCAATCCCGCTGATGGCTCTGCAGCTAAGGAATGGGAAGTGTTTGACTTTCCTGCAGGAGGCGTTGGCATGGGCATGTACAACACAGATGAGGTAATGGTGGCTTTATATTATGTCTAAAGCGGGGAATGTTTATCTAAAACTTTCACCCACTCATATGTAAAGCTGTGTGTTTatagatacagtacagtatagtccTATTGAGACCATTCTAGCATTGTTCTTAATATTCTTTGTAACAAGTTTTCCTGATACCAAAAGGTAATGGAAATGAAGCCTGAATTCACGCAGCATTTTTCTGCATGTTATGCACTGAAATGTATGCATCATGTCTTCTGTGGGCAGTCGTTCAGCAGTTTACACTGAACATCGCATATTTCAAACACATGTAGGGAAATTGTGACCTTTAGGGGATCTAAATCTGAATTTACTGAAAGTATTCCTCAAAACTGTCCCCTCTAGCATTAGATGTTTAATTACATGTCTGTATATTTAATGTCTGTACTTAATCTCTTGGTTTTGTGCTTGGTTTGCAGTCTATCTCTGGGTTTGCACACAGCTGCTTCCAGTATGCAATTCAGAAGAAATGGCCTCTGTACATGAGCACAAAGAACACCATATTGAAAGCCTATGATGGCCGTTTCAAGGACATCTTCCAAGAAATCTTTGAGAAGTATGAATAAAGAAAATCTAAGATATTGCCTCATGGGTTAGATGTCAACTCTTTGGTATTTGAGCCACAGGTTGCCCTCCCATATGAAAGGGCTGCAGTTCTATGTCTGGAGGACACAGAATTTTTGGAAAGTCATTAGACATGACTTGTTCCAATCCTGAATGTCTGGGGCTCTTAAGATAAGGAGAATGAGAATAACTTTGCTCTGTGTAAAGATTAAGTCCACTGCAACTTGTTCTCCTGGTTTCATTTCTAGGCATTATAAACCTCAGTTTGATAAACTGAAGATCTGGTACGAGCACAGGCTGATCGATGACATGGTAGCTCAGGTTCTCAAGTCTTCCGGAGGCTTCGTCTGGGCTTGCAAGAACTATGATGGAGATGTCCAGTCTGATATCCTTGCACAAGGTAGGCTTGCATTTCTGCTTTGACAACTCTGATTCTGCCTCGGTGTGATAGAGAAAGTAgtgatatattttatattatagtgCTGTTGTAGTCCTTTAGCTCTGGATATGAGGTTCAGTCAGTTTACATGTGTAATACTAAATGATTCCTGTATCTTCTAGGATTTGGTTCCCTTGGATTAATGACATCTGTCCTGGTGTGCCCAGATGGAAAAACCATTGAGGCAGAAGCTGCTCATGGAACAGTTACACGTCATTACCGGGAACATCAGAAGGTGCCATTTTATACTTTATTTCTCTTAGCACATGAATCTTGATACACTGGATATTAGGAGTAAGAAAGGAGGATGGTACCTGGCTGAATAATTCTATATGTGGCTCCTACAAGTCTGTAGTACAAACAAGAAATAGTAAAGGAAAAaggactattgtggtgagcccagcatattatacaaaaagcaactttattagttgataaagtgcagagtacatagaaagtgcaattattccaaaagtgtgcaatagaggtGTGAATGAGTTATTAAAAAAGGTAGGGTGCTGTCGGGTAAGGTGACCCTCTCAAACCCTACCTATACTAGTTGAGGGACTGCTGGGTAAGGCGTCCCTTCGCCAGATGGTTTCTGGCCCTGCACTGGTTTGTCATATAGAGGTATGTAGGCTGTCAAGGAAGTATATATGTCAGATCGATGGCTTTAGTAAAATAGGCACCGATCGGTTGTGCAGTAAGGGGAGTTAGACTAGGATGGTGTCTCAGGTCAGTACACGGCAATAATGACTCATAACATTCGTATATGCTATCGTATGTGCTCTCTACAATTCCTATGTTAGGAGTGTGTAGCAAGTTTCCACTTCAGTtactccgacgcgtttcccctctGTGGTGTACAGAGGTTCATCAGGGAGGTATCATGGAAGTATTATGGTTTCGGTGGTCTGGAGGACCATCTTAGTGTGGAAATGGTCTTGGAAGCAGTTGGTGTTCCATAGAGAATGTTGATCGGTCCTGATGTAGGTTATTAGTGTAGTGTAGATGATCTGATGATCAGGTGCAGGCTTTAGTCTGTGT from Dendropsophus ebraccatus isolate aDenEbr1 chromosome 1, aDenEbr1.pat, whole genome shotgun sequence includes these protein-coding regions:
- the IDH2 gene encoding isocitrate dehydrogenase [NADP], mitochondrial, whose translation is MAGYLRAVTSICKSSASVLGKNPGALAPALTQQQRSYADKRIKVANPVVEMDGDEMTRIIWEFIKEKLILSNVDVELKYYDLGLPYRDQTNDQVTIDSALATQKYSVAVKCATITPDEARVEEFKLKKMWKSPNGTIRNILGGTVFREPIICKNIPRLVPGWTQPITIGRHAHGDQYKATDFVVDKAGKFKMVFNPADGSAAKEWEVFDFPAGGVGMGMYNTDESISGFAHSCFQYAIQKKWPLYMSTKNTILKAYDGRFKDIFQEIFEKHYKPQFDKLKIWYEHRLIDDMVAQVLKSSGGFVWACKNYDGDVQSDILAQGFGSLGLMTSVLVCPDGKTIEAEAAHGTVTRHYREHQKGRPTSTNPIASIFAWTRGLEHRGKLDGNQDLIDFSLKLEKVCVETVESGVMTKDLAGCIHGLSNVKLNEHYVNTTDFLDAIKNNLDKALGKK